The DNA window TGTGACAAATGCTTTCTGTCTTGGGTTAAACATCTCTGTTTCCTTTTCTCTAATTTTTACTCTCTCTTGTTGTGTTTCTGCCAATCTTCTTTGATGTGGCTCTGTGACATGGCATTTTTCCCTTGTTGTCTCCTTGTCATTAAACAAGACATTCATGAGCTCCTCTTTGCTTGTTCGTTTTTGTGCtcctgtttttttctcccttcggCTGCTCGTAGTGATTATTCCTCCTGTGTTGCAGTTTTCTGCaggttctctctcactctttaaaTTCACCTCTACCTGTTTGCTATCTTGCCATAACTGCAGTGGCTGGCTACTCTCATGCTCCATCCGCTTTTCTCTTCCAGTCTTAATGCCCGTATCTCTGAACCAGTCATCTAGCTGCTTTGCGTCCACTGTTCTCCcaatttcctctcttcttctgtttgTCATTATGCATTCTTGTTTGAATTTTTCTCCATCTATCAaggtttctttctttccattcacGACATCATGCTTTGCTTCATTCAGAATGTCTGTTCCTTTTGAACTGTTTCGTAGGCCGGATGCCCGATCAGCATTTTCTTCACTCACCCCAAAATGTTTTCTCTCTCCGTCATCTGTATCTACATCCTCATTTCCTCTTGTTCTCATGTTTATCATCTCacctttgtttttctctctgtcttggcCTTGATTGTTCCTGTGTTTGTCTAGTTTTTGTGTAGGCCCACTTGCTGCTTGGCTTTGCTCATGTCCCTTTTTAATTCCACCCCACTTGTCCCCTGCATTCATATCTCCAAGCTGGTCGTCCTCCAGTGTAGTTTTAGCCTGTGGCACTTGTTTTTCTGCTTTTTGTCTCTGTGCATCCTGGAGAAATTGTGGTTCATTTGATTGAATGatatctttcttctctcctccatgttGTCTCATGTCTGTCAGCCAGTCAATTTGTGTCTGCGTGCCACGCGATTTCTGTTTCAGCTCCGTCTGAGTGTGATCAGGGCTGCACTTAGGTGCCTCTATTCTCCTCCTGCGTCCATGTTCGATTTGCCTCAGCAAtacctgctccatctctctcgaGTCCTGTCTGTTTTTCTCAAGCAGACGTTCCATTTTCTTTGTCATAGAGTTCCATCGAAATAAGTTTTCCAGGTGCCTCATCCTGTCCTCGTGCATTTTCTGGTTAGCTTCGTCTATCCTAAAGTATATATCCTTCATGTCCCTGAAATCCAGCTCCTCTTTGTACCCCTCCATTCGCATCTCCACAGGTTTTCTCTCGTCACCTCTCAGAAAACCTATTAGTCGGTCGTTTAATTGGTCCAGCACTCTGTGCCGCTCACTCCACCAATTCTCCATGTTGTTAAGATTGATCACCTCTGAGTCTTGTGtttgaggaagacagagaaataCTGTACATAGTCTGTGTTTCACTTCAgcataaataataaattaatacttgtAGACACAGTATATATCAAATGTAGCCTACCTTAGCCACCATATCACCACAAAAATATTATTGTATCATCCTAGCAAATGAGCTGCtgtcctgtcagacatgtctttCCAAATGAAGATTCCCCTTTGAGCAGCAACATTCCACTGtggtcattatgacatcacgctTCCATAATAAGTGTcatcagagaggaaagaagaggagagcagcaaCTCCCCCTATTATGATGTCACCACGGCACCATTTTGGTTTTGGTAAAGTGTGTTGGCAGTGGTAGCCAGCGAGTAAACAATACCCTCGTAGACCTTATCAGTATGTGGTCATATTGAATTTTAAGGGATAAAAATTACCCACCAATGTAATCAGGAGAAATAGGCCTTTCAAATTACATTTGATAAGacacaataaatatatttaaGTGTAGGCCTAACAAACATTAATTTTAAATAATATTGTTAAATAATCACCCCAATGTTTATCTAGAATCATGCTTTTGAAAAGTTTcacccatattttcagaaatttctgtGGTAGATATTCACAATTTCGTGATCTACATGCAGAATGCAGAATGAATGTGTGATCTATGCTTCAAAAGTTATTGTAAGTTTATtggcaactgtaggcctaccttttgttgTAGCCTGTATCAGCCCAGTGCTCTAATCATTCTAGCATGCAATATTTTC is part of the Engraulis encrasicolus isolate BLACKSEA-1 chromosome 9, IST_EnEncr_1.0, whole genome shotgun sequence genome and encodes:
- the LOC134455083 gene encoding uncharacterized protein LOC134455083 isoform X1, with amino-acid sequence MENWWSERHRVLDQLNDRLIGFLRGDERKPVEMRMEGYKEELDFRDMKDIYFRIDEANQKMHEDRMRHLENLFRWNSMTKKMERLLEKNRQDSREMEQVLLRQIEHGRRRRIEAPKCSPDHTQTELKQKSRGTQTQIDWLTDMRQHGGEKKDIIQSNEPQFLQDAQRQKAEKQVPQAKTTLEDDQLGDMNAGDKWGGIKKGHEQSQAASGPTQKLDKHRNNQGQDREKNKGEMINMRTRGNEDVDTDDGERKHFGVSEENADRASGLRNSSKGTDILNEAKHDVVNGKKETLIDGEKFKQECIMTNRRREEIGRTVDAKQLDDWFRDTGIKTGREKRMEHESSQPLQLWQDSKQVEVNLKSEREPAENCNTGGIITTSSRREKKTGAQKRTSKEELMNVLFNDKETTREKCHVTEPHQRRLAETQQERVKIREKETEMFNPRQKAFVTQADDRKKHMLRQSDQNSENTTQECSQQRSNVDSWMREWMQTTKNRAKCSMKTNDTEKRELQTTRDSGVEESDRKISNANVVGAKEGTSITGKQRQQKSVKGDTTEKIELKTTRECNENVVGAKEWTSMHRQEQCLKGDATAQGYRLGKSTNQTGIEYTSLHSDCGASRSVQQTVSEQQRAAKSATQKKAVLGIDAERSTDQHARALQASTHGEKECWKQTSITTSTNIPRKVNSWIDETSDKMS